The genomic segment CGGCAAGAGGAGCTATTGGATGCTGGAGGAAAAGAAACGTTTTGCTGATCGGATCATAATCTATCTGAGGAAAAAGTTCGCAAAGTTCTTTGGCAGCTCCAACCTGAAGACGAGTCCCAAAGATATTTTGACCTGATTGATGCAACGTGGTGATGATTTTCTCAAGATGAAGCTTTTCCTTACGATCACAAAAAATCACTTCTGAAAAAGCATTCCGTAATGGTCGATGAACATCATGTTTTGCTGACTCAAGGTCACGAAATGGGAGATGACGTAGGATTTCAAGAACATCCTCGATATTCTTTTCGCCGTCTTTCAATTGTTGGAGCAGTTGTTGAAGACTCAGAAGGTCCATATTTTAGCGAACTCCATAACCCTGAAGATCCAGCGAGATACGCTGCCATCCCAAAAGACGAAACTTTTCGATAATTTGATTTCTGAAATGAAAAAGATGTTCCATTTCATCAACAGGAACTTCAATACGAGCAATGACTCCATGATGTCTCACACGTACTTGCTGACATCCCAGGTCGCGCAAAAAATTCTCGGCATCATCAATACGCACAAGTAATTCTGGCACCACGGGAATATTGGTTTCAACACGAGATGCAAGACATGCCATGGCTGGTTTATCCGCCATTTCAAGCTGAAGTTCTCGAGCAGAGGTTCGTATATCATCTTTGGTGAAACCAACTTCAATAAACGGTTCCAAAACTCCTTCTTTGCGTGCGGCTTCTCTTCCGGGTCGATGACCGGAAATATCTGAGATATTTGTCCCATCGATCACGGCGTGATAGCCATTTTTATCTGCAAATTGTCGAAGGAGTTGATAGAGAGATTGTTTACAAAAAAAACAACGGTTATGGGGATTTGCCAAATACTGAGGGTCTCGAAATTCTTCAGTATTGATCTCTTGAAAAGGGATCATACGACGCTCACAAAATGCACGCGCCGCTCTCCGGTCTCGTTGTGGAACAGAAGGAGAAACTCCCAAAATTGCAATCATTCGATCCTTCAATTCCTCAAAAGCAACAACAGTAAGCAGAGCAGAGTCGACACCGCCTGAAAACGCAACAACGGCGCTCTCTAAACCTTGGAGGCGCCGTCTTAGTGCCAATACTTTTTCTGCGAATGAAGAATTTAAGTGTTTTTCATCAGACACTGCCGCAACTCCCCTACTGTTTCTGCAACAAGATCAGCTCCGGCAGCACGAAGTTCTTCGCGAGTGCCGTATCCATAGGAGACACCAATTGAAGAACAACTGCAGTTTTTTGCCGCATCAATATCGAGTCCGCGATCAGCAATGACAATCGGTTTGCTAATTTTTTCTTTTTCAATCAGATGTTTGAGAAGTTCTGTTTTCGTTGCTTTTTTCCCTGCGGCATCAAGACCGTAAACCTTGGTAAAAAGACTTTTCACTCCCAAATGATCAAGAACCATTTCGCAGGAAACTTGAGGCTTATTGGAAGTAATATAAAGCGTGCCGTTTTTTGCCGCGGCATCAAGAAGACCAACAATACCTGGATAGAGACGATGCTCAGCAATCCCTTCTTTATGGAAACGTTCTCTGTAGCAATCGACACATCGTTTCAAAAACTTTTTATCTTTTTTACCGGTAATATCAGCAAAGATATCTTCAAGAGGAAAACCGATATATCGCTTCAAACGCTCAATAGGGACTGTTCTTTCTCCAACCTTTTTAAGAGCAAAATTAATACAGCGAGGAATTGCTGTTCCTGGGTTGACAACTGTTCCATCAAGATCAAAAATAAAAGCAGTTTGCTTGCTCATGGCCCCTCCCTAGTTGAAGGAAATATAAAGAGATGGCGTGTATACTCGAATGGCCCTAAAACTCAACAAAAATCGGCTCAAAATCTCTTTAAATACAAAAAAACCTCATTTTCATGAGGTTTT from the Deltaproteobacteria bacterium RIFCSPHIGHO2_02_FULL_44_16 genome contains:
- a CDS encoding TIGR00268 family protein; protein product: MALRRRLQGLESAVVAFSGGVDSALLTVVAFEELKDRMIAILGVSPSVPQRDRRAARAFCERRMIPFQEINTEEFRDPQYLANPHNRCFFCKQSLYQLLRQFADKNGYHAVIDGTNISDISGHRPGREAARKEGVLEPFIEVGFTKDDIRTSARELQLEMADKPAMACLASRVETNIPVVPELLVRIDDAENFLRDLGCQQVRVRHHGVIARIEVPVDEMEHLFHFRNQIIEKFRLLGWQRISLDLQGYGVR